The following coding sequences are from one Arthrobacter sp. PvP023 window:
- a CDS encoding GNAT family N-acetyltransferase yields the protein MVEDVRIEQLWIPDSLDGPDSADFLAAVEVGRKVRMQTWGSDDLAYTPLEKLLELADPYERQVILVAKVQGQIVGTVDIALPLADNLDLAEFTLDILPEFQRQGVGRQLLEAAEQFARAEGRSLILIDTNHPGVSLSSSVDDQLVPGSGLGFVPMGSREVEFARKTGYTLQHIEQFSSCLLPLDTKLVAELSDEAEQANSGRYRLHHWTDRCPDVWLEGVAALENQAGEDTEPSARTEEQMVFDGAMIRKAEDATIAQGRRTVVTAVEHIATGMLVGLTTISVLSQRQDVVFQDDTVVMQEHRGNKLGLLIKVANMVRLTEQFPDARVIYTWNAPENRYLLKVNQQLGFNTAGVTGIWQKDLPDLGPSSS from the coding sequence ATGGTTGAAGACGTACGGATCGAACAACTCTGGATTCCCGATTCCCTCGACGGGCCCGACAGCGCCGACTTCCTGGCCGCCGTCGAAGTTGGCCGGAAGGTGCGAATGCAAACGTGGGGGAGTGATGATCTCGCCTACACGCCGCTTGAAAAGCTCCTGGAACTTGCCGATCCCTACGAGCGCCAGGTCATCCTGGTGGCCAAGGTGCAGGGCCAAATTGTGGGCACGGTGGACATCGCCCTGCCACTCGCCGACAACCTTGACCTCGCGGAATTCACACTGGACATTCTGCCGGAATTCCAGCGCCAGGGAGTGGGGCGTCAGTTGCTGGAAGCGGCGGAGCAGTTTGCCCGGGCCGAAGGCCGGAGCCTGATCCTGATCGACACCAACCATCCTGGCGTTTCATTGAGCAGCTCCGTGGATGACCAGCTTGTCCCCGGTTCCGGGCTCGGCTTTGTTCCGATGGGAAGCCGGGAAGTGGAGTTCGCCCGGAAGACCGGCTACACCTTGCAGCACATCGAGCAGTTCAGTTCGTGCCTGTTGCCGCTGGACACCAAGCTGGTCGCGGAGCTGTCCGACGAAGCCGAGCAGGCCAATTCGGGCCGCTACCGCTTGCATCACTGGACGGACAGGTGCCCGGACGTCTGGCTCGAGGGCGTGGCCGCCCTGGAGAACCAGGCCGGTGAAGACACCGAACCGTCCGCTCGGACTGAAGAGCAGATGGTGTTCGACGGCGCCATGATCCGGAAGGCGGAAGACGCCACTATCGCGCAGGGACGGCGGACGGTGGTCACCGCCGTCGAACATATCGCCACCGGCATGCTGGTGGGGCTGACCACCATCAGCGTCCTGTCCCAAAGGCAGGACGTTGTGTTCCAGGACGACACCGTGGTGATGCAGGAACACCGGGGCAACAAGCTGGGCCTCCTGATCAAGGTGGCGAACATGGTGCGCCTCACCGAGCAGTTCCCCGACGCCAGGGTCATCTACACCTGGAATGCCCCGGAAAACAGATATCTGCTCA